The genome window AGCCCCATGCCGCTTGCTCAGCCGGGTATTATCCGGCCCCATGATCATGGGGATATGTGCAAACTGCGGGCAGGGGATACCCAGTGCCTGGTAGAGCAGGATCTGCTTTGGAGTGTTGGAAATATGGTCGTCTCCCCGGATGACGTGGGTGATTTTCATCAGTGCATCATCGACCACTACGGCCAGGTTGTAGGTTGGCTCTCCATTGGATCGAAGGATGATGAAATCATCGAGCTCCCGGTTATCGAAGGAAACTTTCCTGCGGATCAGGTCATGGAATTCGGTTCTTCCGCCTTCCGGCACCCGGAAGCGGATGGCTGCCGGATTGCCCGCGCTGATTCGCTCAAGGGCTTCCGGGGCCGGAATCTTCAGACACCGGCCATTATAGCGAAAGGGAATATTGTTCCGGCTGGCTTCCTCCCGCTGCCGTTCCAGTTCCTGGGGTGAGCAGAAGCAATAGTATGCCTTCTGGTTTTGGACCAGATCTTTCGCGGAGCGGGCATAAATATCCTTTCTGCCGTGCTGAAAAAAAGGCCCCTGGTCCCAGTCCAGTCCTAGCCATTGCATGTCTTCGAGTATCTGCTTCCAGAATCGTTCCTCGCTTCTTTCAACATCCGTATCTTCAATCCGCAGGAGGAAAATACCCTGGTTCCGTCTGGCAAAGAGCCAGTTGTACAGAGCTGTTCTGGCCCCTCCTACGTGCAGAAATCCCGTAGGGCTGGGTGCGAAGCGGACACAGATTTTATCTGGCCTCGACGATACATCGGGCGGATGAGTGTGCTGATTCATGGCTTTATTATAGGACTGCTCTTTCCGGTCAGTCAAGCATAATTTTTCATGATATTCAGGATAATCTGTTGACCGATCTTCACTTTTGTATTATCCTATTGATGTGGCTGCCAAGAATTAGCTTGACAAAGAGGAGAATTTCTCCTTAAAATAAAATCCCATTTTCTCAATGCTCAAGGGGAAGGTTCAGGATGAAGATCAACATTAAAGATATCGTCGGCGAAAGAACCAACCTGGTTTTTACTGTTCCCGTTGCTCATTTTGATATTTCTCCTGACGAAGCTGTTCTCAGGAAAGATATCCAGGTCAACGTAAAGATTGAGAAAATCCGGAAAGAGATTCTCATCCGGGGAACTATCAATACTCAACTGGAATTGGAATGCAGCCGGTGCCTGAATCATTTTCTCTATCCGGTAGCTGAAAATTTTCAGACGATTTTTCAGCCCTTTTCGCCCAGAACACTGGATGAGGAAATCGAACTGGCCAAAGAGGACCTGGATATAGAGTTTTACCAGGATGACATAATTGATTTGACGGAAATCGTAAGAGATCAGATTCTCTTATCGATCCCCATGATACCTGTTTGCGAGCCAGCATGCCAGGGATTGTGTCCGCAGTGCGGCCAGAATTTGAATCAGGCACGATGTCAGTGCGTTACCGAGACTGTTGACCCTCGGTGGCAAAAACTGCAGTATCTGGCTAAGAAGAAAACACTCTAGGAAAAAACAAGGAGGAATACAATATGGCCCTGCCAAAAAGGAAAATCTCGAAAGCGAGGCGGGATAAGAGACGTACTCATTACAAGCTGTCTCCACCAACATACACGACCTGTCCACAATGTCAGGAGGCGAAACTTCCCCATGCCGTATGTCTTAACTGTGGGCATTACAACGGGCAAAAGATCATTGAAGTAAAAGAGAAGATATAGGAACAGTAGTGAGAATCGCCGTTGATGTGATGGGAGGAGATCGGGGCCCCAGGGTAATTGTGGAGGGAGCGATCCAGGCTGCCCGGGAGTTTGGAGTCCAGTTGTCGCTGGTCGGAGACCAAAGCACGATTGAGCACGAATTGGCGAGCTTCGATGTGCAGGGTCTGGATATCGGTATCAGGCATGCTTCAGAAGTGGTTGAAATGAATGAGCCTCCGACTATGGCCATCCGGAAAAAAAGGGACTCTTCCATCCGGATAGCTACCGAACTGGTAAGGACCGGTGAGGCCGATGCAGTAGTCAGCGCGGGAAATACCGGTGCTGCTATGGCTACAGCTAAAATCCTGTTAGGTTCCCTGAAAGGAGTAGAGCGTCCGGCTATAGCGACTATTCTGCCAACGGCCAAGAATATTGCCCTGTTATTGGACGTAGGAGCCAATGTCGATTGCAAGCCCCGCCATCTGCTTCAATTCGCTATTATGGGGTATACCTACTCCAAAGATATTCTTGGAATCATGAATCCGAGAGTCGGGTTATTGAATATCGGAGAGGAAGAATCCAAGGGGAATGAGCTCACCAAGGAATCTTTCAAGACACTCAAAGATGGCGGACTCAATTT of bacterium contains these proteins:
- the gltX gene encoding glutamate--tRNA ligase translates to MTDRKEQSYNKAMNQHTHPPDVSSRPDKICVRFAPSPTGFLHVGGARTALYNWLFARRNQGIFLLRIEDTDVERSEERFWKQILEDMQWLGLDWDQGPFFQHGRKDIYARSAKDLVQNQKAYYCFCSPQELERQREEASRNNIPFRYNGRCLKIPAPEALERISAGNPAAIRFRVPEGGRTEFHDLIRRKVSFDNRELDDFIILRSNGEPTYNLAVVVDDALMKITHVIRGDDHISNTPKQILLYQALGIPCPQFAHIPMIMGPDNTRLSKRHGAVAVGQYREAGYLPEALVNYLALLGWSYDSQQTLFSIPELIEKFDLKKVSKKAAIFDPIKLDWMNGKYIRQLDEPRYISLSLAYLHKAGLVDEAATRKPSAEVVRILGSVRDKFKKFSELPDLVDFFFVDPITLTEGARSQILAREDNLSLLQEISGRLPGIGVFDEAAIESLFQDIIREKGMKLADLAQPVRAAITGKTASPGLFLTMSLLGKERVLKRLADAVRQLAGVKASISDGEHLAC
- a CDS encoding DUF177 domain-containing protein gives rise to the protein MKINIKDIVGERTNLVFTVPVAHFDISPDEAVLRKDIQVNVKIEKIRKEILIRGTINTQLELECSRCLNHFLYPVAENFQTIFQPFSPRTLDEEIELAKEDLDIEFYQDDIIDLTEIVRDQILLSIPMIPVCEPACQGLCPQCGQNLNQARCQCVTETVDPRWQKLQYLAKKKTL
- the rpmF gene encoding 50S ribosomal protein L32, with amino-acid sequence MALPKRKISKARRDKRRTHYKLSPPTYTTCPQCQEAKLPHAVCLNCGHYNGQKIIEVKEKI
- the plsX gene encoding phosphate acyltransferase PlsX: MRIAVDVMGGDRGPRVIVEGAIQAAREFGVQLSLVGDQSTIEHELASFDVQGLDIGIRHASEVVEMNEPPTMAIRKKRDSSIRIATELVRTGEADAVVSAGNTGAAMATAKILLGSLKGVERPAIATILPTAKNIALLLDVGANVDCKPRHLLQFAIMGYTYSKDILGIMNPRVGLLNIGEEESKGNELTKESFKTLKDGGLNFIGNVEGKDLYSGNVDVVVCDGFTGNVALKISESVAEMISSYFKQEIPKKFIWKIGYFLMRPCFKGFKKKVDYDEYGGAPLLGINGVCIICHGRSGAKAIKNAIKVAIGFIQQNVNCHIQNSLAFPPSKEFENHGKVAQEN